Proteins encoded by one window of Cannabis sativa cultivar Pink pepper isolate KNU-18-1 chromosome 4, ASM2916894v1, whole genome shotgun sequence:
- the LOC115715021 gene encoding uncharacterized protein LOC115715021, translating into MCRWSSVGNPFSREVEKKIYMSTKFSVTRMFPSVEENQKLDIAGFEFSYGSESDDDFEDVRQPRVEVDKAGSLGVEKKATISVAVSDELKDSVLGLVVSQVGLECVLKEFRKEVDEKFALLEENLKGCIDRKVGEDFTF; encoded by the exons ATGTGTAGGTGGAGTAGTGTGGGTAATCCTTTCTCACgtgaagttgagaagaaaatatatatgtcaACTAAG TTTTCTGTTACCCGCATGTTTCCTTCAGTTGAGGAGAATCAAAAGTTAGACATTGCTGGGTTTGAGTTTTCTTATGGGTCGGAATCTGATGATGATTTTGAGGATGTGAGACAACCAAGAGTAGAAGTTGACAAGGCTGGTAGTCTTGGAGTTGAGAAAAAAGCTACTATAAGTGTAGCTGTGTCGGATGAACTTAAAGATTCGGTGTTGGGGCTTGTAGTTAGTCAAGTTGGATTGGAGTGTGTTTTGAAAGAGTTTCGTAAGGAAGTCGATGAAAAATTTGCATTACTTGAGGAAAATTTGAAGGGTTGCATTGATCGTAAAGTTGGAGAGGATTTTACTTTTTGA